A genomic region of Saccopteryx bilineata isolate mSacBil1 chromosome 1, mSacBil1_pri_phased_curated, whole genome shotgun sequence contains the following coding sequences:
- the STMN4 gene encoding stathmin-4 isoform X2: protein MTLAAYKEKMKELPLVSLFCSCFLADPLNKSSYNYEGWCGRQCRRKDQSQRKDSADWRERREQADTVDLNWCVISDMEVIELNKCTSGQSFEVILKPPSFDGVPEFNASLPRRRDPSLEEIQKKLEAAEERRKYQEAELLKHLAEKREHEREVIQKAIEENNNFIKMAKEKLAQKMESNKENREAHLAAMLERLQEKEPPAAR from the exons ATGACCCTTGCTG CCTACAAAGAGAAGATGAAGGAGCTCCCGCTGGTGTCATTGTTTTGCTCCTGTTTCCTGGCTGATCCCCTAAATAAGTCATCCTATAATTATGAAG gCTGGTGTGGGAGACAGTGTAGGAGGAAAGATCAAAGCCAGCGGAAAGACAGTGCTgactggagagaaagaagagagcagg CAGACACGGTAGACCTGAACTGGTGTGTAATTTCTGACATGGAAGTCATCGAGCTGAACAAATGCACTTCAGGCCAGTCCTTTGAAGTCATCCTGAAGCCGCCCTCCTTTGATGGGGTACCCGAGTTCAATGCCTCCTTACCCAGGCGGAGAGACCCGTCGCTGGAAGAGATACAGAAGAAACTAGAAGCAGCTGAAGAGCGACGGAAG TACCAGGAAGCTGAGCTCCTGAAGCACCTGGCGGAGAAACGGGAACACGAGCGGGAAGTGATCCAAAAAGCCATCGAAGAAAACAACAACTTCATTAAGATGGCTAAAGAAAAGCTGGCCCAGAAAATGGAATCCAATAAGGAGAACCGGGAGGCCCACCTTGCCGCCATGTTGGAACGGCTGCAAGAAAAG GAGCCGCCTGCTGCGCGGTGA
- the STMN4 gene encoding stathmin-4 isoform X1 — MTLAAYKEKMKELPLVSLFCSCFLADPLNKSSYNYEGWCGRQCRRKDQSQRKDSADWRERREQADTVDLNWCVISDMEVIELNKCTSGQSFEVILKPPSFDGVPEFNASLPRRRDPSLEEIQKKLEAAEERRKYQEAELLKHLAEKREHEREVIQKAIEENNNFIKMAKEKLAQKMESNKENREAHLAAMLERLQEKDKHAEEVRKNKELKEEASR; from the exons ATGACCCTTGCTG CCTACAAAGAGAAGATGAAGGAGCTCCCGCTGGTGTCATTGTTTTGCTCCTGTTTCCTGGCTGATCCCCTAAATAAGTCATCCTATAATTATGAAG gCTGGTGTGGGAGACAGTGTAGGAGGAAAGATCAAAGCCAGCGGAAAGACAGTGCTgactggagagaaagaagagagcagg CAGACACGGTAGACCTGAACTGGTGTGTAATTTCTGACATGGAAGTCATCGAGCTGAACAAATGCACTTCAGGCCAGTCCTTTGAAGTCATCCTGAAGCCGCCCTCCTTTGATGGGGTACCCGAGTTCAATGCCTCCTTACCCAGGCGGAGAGACCCGTCGCTGGAAGAGATACAGAAGAAACTAGAAGCAGCTGAAGAGCGACGGAAG TACCAGGAAGCTGAGCTCCTGAAGCACCTGGCGGAGAAACGGGAACACGAGCGGGAAGTGATCCAAAAAGCCATCGAAGAAAACAACAACTTCATTAAGATGGCTAAAGAAAAGCTGGCCCAGAAAATGGAATCCAATAAGGAGAACCGGGAGGCCCACCTTGCCGCCATGTTGGAACGGCTGCAAGAAAAG gACAAGCACGCGGAAGAGGTGCGGAAAAATAAGGAGCTGAAGGAAGAGGCCTCCAGGTAA
- the STMN4 gene encoding stathmin-4 isoform X3, producing MTLAAYKEKMKELPLVSLFCSCFLADPLNKSSYNYEADTVDLNWCVISDMEVIELNKCTSGQSFEVILKPPSFDGVPEFNASLPRRRDPSLEEIQKKLEAAEERRKYQEAELLKHLAEKREHEREVIQKAIEENNNFIKMAKEKLAQKMESNKENREAHLAAMLERLQEKDKHAEEVRKNKELKEEASR from the exons ATGACCCTTGCTG CCTACAAAGAGAAGATGAAGGAGCTCCCGCTGGTGTCATTGTTTTGCTCCTGTTTCCTGGCTGATCCCCTAAATAAGTCATCCTATAATTATGAAG CAGACACGGTAGACCTGAACTGGTGTGTAATTTCTGACATGGAAGTCATCGAGCTGAACAAATGCACTTCAGGCCAGTCCTTTGAAGTCATCCTGAAGCCGCCCTCCTTTGATGGGGTACCCGAGTTCAATGCCTCCTTACCCAGGCGGAGAGACCCGTCGCTGGAAGAGATACAGAAGAAACTAGAAGCAGCTGAAGAGCGACGGAAG TACCAGGAAGCTGAGCTCCTGAAGCACCTGGCGGAGAAACGGGAACACGAGCGGGAAGTGATCCAAAAAGCCATCGAAGAAAACAACAACTTCATTAAGATGGCTAAAGAAAAGCTGGCCCAGAAAATGGAATCCAATAAGGAGAACCGGGAGGCCCACCTTGCCGCCATGTTGGAACGGCTGCAAGAAAAG gACAAGCACGCGGAAGAGGTGCGGAAAAATAAGGAGCTGAAGGAAGAGGCCTCCAGGTAA
- the STMN4 gene encoding stathmin-4 isoform X4 gives MTLAAYKEKMKELPLVSLFCSCFLADPLNKSSYNYEADTVDLNWCVISDMEVIELNKCTSGQSFEVILKPPSFDGVPEFNASLPRRRDPSLEEIQKKLEAAEERRKYQEAELLKHLAEKREHEREVIQKAIEENNNFIKMAKEKLAQKMESNKENREAHLAAMLERLQEKEPPAAR, from the exons ATGACCCTTGCTG CCTACAAAGAGAAGATGAAGGAGCTCCCGCTGGTGTCATTGTTTTGCTCCTGTTTCCTGGCTGATCCCCTAAATAAGTCATCCTATAATTATGAAG CAGACACGGTAGACCTGAACTGGTGTGTAATTTCTGACATGGAAGTCATCGAGCTGAACAAATGCACTTCAGGCCAGTCCTTTGAAGTCATCCTGAAGCCGCCCTCCTTTGATGGGGTACCCGAGTTCAATGCCTCCTTACCCAGGCGGAGAGACCCGTCGCTGGAAGAGATACAGAAGAAACTAGAAGCAGCTGAAGAGCGACGGAAG TACCAGGAAGCTGAGCTCCTGAAGCACCTGGCGGAGAAACGGGAACACGAGCGGGAAGTGATCCAAAAAGCCATCGAAGAAAACAACAACTTCATTAAGATGGCTAAAGAAAAGCTGGCCCAGAAAATGGAATCCAATAAGGAGAACCGGGAGGCCCACCTTGCCGCCATGTTGGAACGGCTGCAAGAAAAG GAGCCGCCTGCTGCGCGGTGA